The nucleotide window TTTAAAATCTTTTCTAATTTATTTAATTCATTTATTGCTTCTTTTTCTTTGATTTTCTTCAAACAGAATATAACTTTTTCTATTTTATTGGTAAATCTATTAAGTTTATCAATAGTTTTTTCATTCGCTTTTTTCAACATTTCTAAAATATTTTTCTTTTTTACACTAATTATATCAGTTTCAAATTCTTTACCGAAATTTATCATTTCAACACCTAAATTTTCAAAAAAATTTTTATATTTAGGAATTTTTAAATCTTTCTCACTTTTCTGACATTTTTCTTCATCATAATCAATAACTTTATAAAGTAAATCTAAAACAATGTCCTCTTTTCCCAATTTTATATCATCACATCTTATATCTTCTTCTTTTGGAAAAATAGAGCCTTTTATTGAAGAGCCGGGCAAATAATATTCAGGTTTTTCTATCATCTCGTCTAATTTATCTTTATAATTATAAAAAGGATAAATTACGGTTATTTTATTACTCTCCTCTTTTTCTAAATTTGAATATGGTTTAACCAAATCATCTTCTCTAAAATCTACACCTTTATATAATATTTTTAAACTTCTCGGCGATACTACTATTTTTGATATCGATTTAAACTTCAAATTATATTTATTCATTTTCCCCTCCGAACTTTTCCGAATCAAGAGCTTCCAAATAAGAATTTCCAAACACTATTGCGTTTTTATACAAAATATTGTATTTATTTTGTATACTTTTTCCTATATTAAAATTCTCTCCTTCAGAGTAAATTACACTCCCGACATTTATAAAACCTATCACTTTTTTTGCTTCTTCGGTAATTTCAAATGCCTTTCTATCCGAAATATGCAAATCAATATACGATTTCTTATAATTTATAGAATTAGGCAATAACATTCCCACATTCAGATAAAAATTAGCTTTTTCAGAATTTTTTTCTTCTTTAATTTCTACTTTTCCTCTAATAAATCTATTATAGCCTTGTGAGCCTTTGGGACCTAAGTAAACTTCTTCGTCATTACCTTCATTTTCTTGAGCATTTTTTATATTTTCGAGCCACTTTATTATCATATCACTATCAGTTTTTATCATTATAATAAAATCTGTCACTATCTCTTCAGTACTTTCATTTATTATTTTCACAATAGGTACTGTATAAGCTTTATTTTCCAACCCTGCAAGATTATGAAACTGATTTTCCAATCTGAATTTTTGAATATAACTTTGTTTTTGTCTCAAATAATCTTTAAAATTCTTTAATTCTACTTCATTATTAAGTATTTTCTTCATATCTTCTTTTTTTATAAAGTCTATTTTCTTTATTTTTTCATAAATTTCTTTACTCTTGTCCCCAAATTTATCTATAACATATTCTTTCGGCATAGGTATAAAACCTTTAGGCAATACATTTGAAATCATACATTTTATTTTTTTTTCATAAATATTATTCACTAATTTTGTAATATTTTCTTCACTCTCATATTTTTTGATTTGATATATCAGCCAACCGAATATTTTTTGAGAATCAGGAAATGATGTTATATCACTTGCAACTTTTAGATTTATTAAATATTTTTTCATTCCAAGTTTCCTTTCTTATTCAACGATTTCAGTTTCTATGGAAATTTTTCCATATCCTCTTGATTTTGAATTTCCCATTCTATAATACCCATCATTAAATAATTCCAATTTTTCAACTAACTCTGCTGCTATTTTTTTTATATCTACAAAGTTTTTAAAATCTCTTAAAATAATTTCTCCTTCAAATTTCACTCCCGGTCTTATAGCTTTATATGTTCTCGGATTAGAAACTACTTCGTCACCATCTTCTAAAATAGCAGTTTTTGAGTCAATTATAAAATACTCTTCCGTATTTTTTCTACCATCAACCACCTTTAAATCCGAAAAATAAAGTCTTGGAGTAGTATTTATTCCCTCTATTCCGAATAAATATTCGGGTTTTAAATCATTTATACACTCTTTTATTTTATTTATAATTTCTTCCAAATTTTGAGAATTTAAGTTATTTTCTAATTTTCGTTTTTCATATTTTTTTAGCAAATCTTCCAAATAATTTTTATAAAATTTTTTTGTTTCTTCCATATCACTTCCTTCAGATTTCACAATAAATCTCGTACTTCCCTTAAATGCCGATGCCTGAATTAAAGGTTTTCCATCATTATCAACAGTTGTACACTGATCTACTCCTCCTATACTGAAACTTTGAGTATGATTTCCTATTAAACAGTTTGATTTAGTTTCTATTTTTACTTTTATTTTTCTCATTTTTCCACTTTCCCTTTCTACTATTTTTTCTTATTTACAGTTAAATATTTTATTTTCTGTTGAGTATATGAATAAAATAATATTAACACGTCCAACCAATCCGTTTTATCAATTTCTTCCTCTATCAATTCTTTAAATTTATCAAAATTAAAGTTTAATTTATAATCTATTTTATTTGTATTTTCTTTATTTCCAAGCTTTTTGTTATCTTTTCTCTCTCTATTTTCATTATTTTTGATAGTATTATTTATATTTTCAAATACTGTTTTTACTTTATTGAGTTTTTTACTTTTCTCTTTCTCAGTTTCAATAATATTTTTTATCCTATAGAAAAAGGAAGTTTGAAAAGGAGCTTTTTTATAAACCCACATATTTTTTATTTTCGTTTTACCATTTTTATCCTTAATTTCTTTTGTTATTTTAGAGTTTTTTATAAATAACTTCAATATCGTACTTTCTCTTTTTTCTATTTCATTGTCATATAAATAACTTACTGGTTTATTAAATAAATCAGATTTTATTTTTAGCATAATTTTCTCATTTATATATTTTTGAATCTTTTCTTTATCTATTTCTTTCTTTTCGGAATATCTCTCATCTGTAAGTAACATAAAAAGTCGAAGTTTAGGAATAAGTTTACTTTTTATTTTTTCAAGCTTTAATTTTCTTGGAGATTTTTCTTTGGACTTATCTTCTTTTTCTAAAACTTGACTTAAAAGATAATATTTTAAAGCAAGTTCATTTTTACCTTTTCTTCCTATAATATTTTCAGGTAATAATCTATATAATAATACTCTTATTTGAGCCTTTTCATCTTTTTCTCGTTCTATACTTTGTAAAAGATTATGGAAATAGCTGTTTGAAATTTTAAGGTATTCTAATCTTTCAACATCTTCCTTAAATTTACTAAAGCCGTCTGTTTCTCCTTCGCCTTTATTCCCATCATAGTAAAATAAATTAACTCCTGCAACAGATACACCCAGAATAGCTTTATCCTTTTTTTTCTCACTTTTCATTATTTTTTTCATTTTAGATAACTCTTCTTCTACACTTTTTCTATAATATCTTACCGGCTGATGATTATCCACAAAAGTTACTCCTATCGAAAGTGTCAGATTTATTTCTTTTCCTATTTCCTCGATTTCTAATCTCTCTCTTAATTCTTTAATTAAAACTTTTAATAAGATTATCGAATTTAAAAGACTTCCTATTTGTACTGCAAAAAATATGTCATCACCCTCTATATAAAACGGTAAAATCTTATTCTCAAGATTAAATTGATTTAAATATTCAGAAAACTTTTTTAATTTTATGGTTTCTTCTAATATTTTACTTAATCTGTCATACTTATTATAGGATTTTATCTCTTCAAATATTTTCCCCATATTATTCAAATCAGCTTTCACAACAGCTATCTTACCACGTGTATTTATCTTATCAGAAACTAAATCATCCAAGCTTTTTACAAAATGTTTATACTCTATTTTTTCTTCCCTTTCATTTGAATCACTTTCAATTTTATCTTCTTCATTTCCTTCCTTAATTTTTCCTAACTCCAAAAAATTAAAAATTATATCCTGATTCTCTTCTATAATTTTACTTTTTACTTTTGGACATTTCAAACTCTCAATTGCTTTTTTTATATATTCTATATCATCATCAACTTTCTCCGCTTTAAAATGAGTATATTTCAAAAATATTTGTCCATCATATTTTCGATAAACCTCTTGAAAAATTTCTTTCTCTATTCTTTTCAAAACATCTTCTTCTATATCTTTTTTAAATATATATTTTCCTGAAACTTCTAAAATATAATCTTCCTTATTAATCTCAAATTTTTTACTTACTACTTCTAATATATCATCTGCTATTGTTTTTGAAGCGGAACAAATTGACGATAAAGTTTTCTCATCATTAAGTCCTTGAGAAGTCATATCATCTATTCTTTGATAAATATATTTTTGTATTTTTTCTACAGAAATAGCTATTAATTTTGAATTCATATTATTCTCCTATTTTTCATTATATGTATTAAAAAGTTTAACATAGGACCTATGTGGAAAAAACATAGGATTATTTAATAACATCAGCAATTGGTTGAATTGGAAAATGAAAGAAAGCAGCGGAATACTTTTTTCTTGTTCATTACGTATTTCATAATCTTTTTTTAAATCTTTATCTTTTAAATTTTCAGGAAATTTTAGAATTTTTCTTTCATTTTCTTCATCTTTTTTATGGTTTATTTTCTCATACCAATTTTCTAAACTATAATTATTAAAAATTATATTCATTTCTTGTTTCTCGGTTTTTTCACTTTTAATGGCTTCAATTATAATGTCCATATCTTTTAATTTTTCAATTCTTTCTTTTCTCATTTTACTCTTAGGTGTATGACAAAAAATTTTAATCGGTGCAGTCGCGGTTTGTGCAAGCTCTCTATCATCGAACATGGGATTATATACACCACTTACAATTCTAGCTATTGAATCATTTGAAGTACTTAAATTATCTATTTTATCTATCCATTCTCTTATTTTATCATTTTTAAAATTAGTGCTTTTACATTCTATCACAGCCGCAACAGCTTCAATAGGTATAAATTTTATTTGACCATATTTAAATACATATGGTGTATACTGTTCATCAAATATAGCCAAATCAACTTCATTAGAAAAACTTCCTTCAGAATCCATTATAAAAACCGAACGCTCCACTTTAAACTTTTTAGGAACTATTCTTTCAAAAAAGGACTTCCAAATTTCTTCTCTGAATCCTCCAATTGTAGTTGAATGTTCTATTTGAAAGTTCAATTGGTTTATTAATTCTTTTTCATACATTACATAATTTTTAATAATATTTTCTATATTTTTCTTATTGTCATCTATCATATTTTTTCACTCCTTTTTATTTTTCAATTAAATTATATCTCATTTTTATTAAAAATCAAGTTTTTCATTAAAATTAATTACTACTCTCTGCCTCCTTGTTATTTTATATTTATCCAATTATTTACATTACACAATGCTCTATTAAAAACTATTTAGTAGGGATACTTATTCATTCACTTTATAAATTTACATTACACAATGCTCTATTAAAAACAACATTTTGAAGAAAATAAAATAAGAGTATTTTGCGATTTACATTACACAATGCTCTATTAAAAACCTACAGGCAAGTGGAGAACATTATATATTACTATAGATTTACATTACACAATGCTCTATTAAAAACATATACTCAATCTTGGTTGAATAAATGGTTGATGGGCATTTACATTACACAATGCTCTATTAAAAACTCAAGGGATTGGGAAAAGTACCTTTTTAGCGAAGTTATTTACATTACACAATGCTCTATTAAAAACAACAGATATTTTAGCATACTCTATATGTTCAAATATATTTACATTACACAATGCTCTATTAAAAACAACAGATATTTTAGCATACTCTATATGTTCAAATATATTTACATTACACAATGCTCTATTAAAAACATCCCAATTAATACGTACCGCTTTTATTCCTGAAATATTTACATTACACAATGCTCTATTAAAAACAGTAATCCTGTGGTGGAAGTATTTAATATTAATAAAGATTTACATTACACAATGCTCTATTAAAAACTGTATTTGTGTATTCGCTTTTAGGCTCAAAGCCACTATTTACATTACACAATGCTCTATTAAAAACACAATTTTTAGCAACTGGAAAAGTTGTTTTTGACACATTTACATTACACAATGCTCTATTAAAAACGAGGAAAAGGAAGACCTAAAGGAATAGAAAAGCCTGATTTACATTACACAATGCTCTATTAAAAACCTATCACATATTTTTTACTGTGCATAAATCCTGCAGATTTACATTACACAATGCTCTATTAAAAACCTTGAAATATGCAACCAAGGTAACAAGATATAAGAAATTTACATTACACAATGCTCTATTAAAAACACAAAGAGATAATCTCTTTTTCGCCTTTATTTTCTTATTTACATTACACAATGCTCTATTAAAAACTATAGCCACTTCATTAAAAGCTATTTTTCTAAAAACATTTACATTACACAATGCTCTATTAAAAACAAAATAGTCAAAATCGATACTGTAATTTATTTTTGAATTTACATTACACAATGCTCTATTAAAAACTGAAATAAAAAGTAAAAAGAAACATACTAAATTGAATTTACATTACACAATGCTCTATTAAAAACTAATTTCGCTCATAAAGACTTAAATTTTATTGTAATATTTACATTACACAATGCTCTATTAAAAACTTTCCAAACTTCTATTAATAGAATGGGAAATTACTGTATTTACATTACACAATGCTCTATTAAAAACGAAAGAGAAGTTATAAATCATTACCTTAGTTTGGATAATTTACATTACACAATGCTCTATTAAAAACGAAAGAGAAGTTATAAATCATTACCTTAGTTTGGATAATTTACATTACACAATGCTCTATTAAAAACAAAGGATCTCCTTCAACTCCTGCACTTTTTTCAAATATTTACATTACACAATGCTCTATTAAAAACTGTTGTTGTTACTTTTATTTCTCTTTTAGTTACTTATTTACATTACACAATGCTCTATTAAAAACACTCCAAAGTTGATATTGATGAATTAACTAACGAACATTTACATTACACAATGCTCTATTAAAAACCTTATTTAAACTTTTACACTAACTATAATAGCAGATTTCTTCAAATTTGTCGATAAAAATTTTTTGATACTTTTATTTTATTTTTTCTTAAAAACTTTTATTACGTAATCTATCTTTTTCTTCTAAAAACAAGGCTTTTAGAATTTCTGTCGGTGTACAGTCTTTTTTCAATTATTCATAATCGACAGATTTTTTTAACTTTATCTCTTTTTCCTCTTCCTAAACTCCCAAGGAGTAACATAGTCTTTTTTAGCAAACAGCCCTATTCTGCTTTTTTGAGCACTTTCCTGATACTGTTTCATTTTTAGGTTTTTCCTGTCATACTGTTCATACCACCAGGCATTTCCGGTTTTTACCATTTTTTCATTTATATTTTCATTATTGAGATAAACAACTCCGATTAGTCTTCCGTATCTGTCTTTTTTCTTTCCTTCTATTTTCACATCTTTATTTTTTATAAAATTCATCAATGCCTGTTTACTTTCATATCCATAATCCTGTTTTAACTCAGGAGCATCTATTCCGAATAATCTTATTTTTATAAGTTTTCCCGTTATTTTTCCGTTTTCTGCTTTCTTCACAGCTATAGTATCTCCGTCGCTTATGCACAATACTCTGTAGTTTTCCGAAAATATCGGTATACTAAGAAATAGCATAACTATTAATATCAATATTTTTTTCATTGTTTTATCCCTCTATAATTTTAATATGTCGTTTTTATGTCAACTATATAAAAAGTGAAGTTTGCTTTGTAATCGTTTTCGATTATTTCAGCTTACTTCACCATTCACTATTTTTCCAAAGCATTCTTAAAATCTTCTATCAAATCGTCAATATGCTCTATCCCCACTGCCACTCTTATTAAAGACTTCGTAATTCCTCTTGCATTTTTCTCATCTTCGGGCATCTCAGCATGAGTTATTGTATGAGGATGCGTTACCAGAGTTTCCACTCCTCCCAAACTCGCAGCCGATAAAGCTACTTTCAAATTATCAAAGAAAGGTTTTACTTTATTTTCATCTTTCAATACAAATGAAAATACGGCTCCTCCTCCTGCTGCCTGACTTTCATGTATTTTTTTACCTTTATTATTCTCTTCTGTAGGAAAATAAACTTTTTCCACTGCTTTATGATTTTTGAAAAATTCAATCAATTTTAAAGTATTCTTTTGAGCAGCTTCTATTCTCACTTTCAACGTTTTAAGACTTCTCATTAAAAGCCAGCTGTCAAAAGGAGACAAAATGGCACCGATTGCTTTTTGAGCGAACCACACTTCTTCGGCTAATTCATCGCTATTAACTATGACCATTCCTGCAAGAATATCATGGTGCCCGCTTAAAAATTTCGTTGCACTGTGTACAACAATATCTATTCCCAAATCAAGCGGTCTTTGCAAATACGGAGTCATAAATGTATTATCGGCAATCGTAAGCAATTCATACTTTTTTGCAATTTCCACGACACCTTTTATATCCGTCACATCTAATAAAGGATTGGAGGGAGTCTCTATGAATATAGCAACAGTATTATCTTTTACAGCTTTTTCTATATTCTGCAAATCGGTAGTGTCTACAAAAGTATATTCCAAATTGTACTTTCCGAAAATATCGGTCATAATTCTGTATGTTCCGCCATAAATATCCGTTCCAAGTACAATGTGATCTCCTGCTTTAAATTTTGTAAATAACGATGTTATTGCTGCCATTCCCGATGAAAATGCAAAAGCATGTTTTCCGTTTTCCAATTTTGCCATAATTTTTTCCAATTCACTTCTTGTAGGATTGGAAACTCTGGCATATTCAAATTCCTGTTCTTCTCCAAAATTTTCTATCTGAGCAGTAGAAGCCATATTTATCGTACTTTTCCAACCACTGTGTTTTCCGTCATCTTTTCTTATACCGTGTATTGCTTTTGTTTCAAATTTCATCTTTGCCTCCGTTTCATCTATTTATTTTTATTTTTCTATCCCTAATTCTTTGTGAAAATATTGTAAACAAGATTTTTCAATCAAACTTTTGTTTCTTTTAATTTCAGGTTTTTTCAAAGCTTTTTTGTATAATTTGATGTATTTTTGTAATTCGCTCACAATTTTTCTTTCTTTATTTTTAAGTAATTTATATTCCTCATCATTAATAAATACTTTTTTGTTATCAATATACTTTCTGTCAGTTATTACTAAAACTTTCGATAAATCGAGTCCTTTATTATCAACCGTAGAGATTTTATACCGATGATTTATATTATGCCTGAGAGGTATTGCGAAAAGAAGATTATTATACTCAATAATATAAACAACAGTATAAGGTCTGTTTTTCTTTTTCTCCACTTCTTTATAATTTTCATATTTTTCATAAAAATTTTCTGTCAAAAACTTAAATTCCATAACCTTACCCCTCTTTTTCAAAAAAGCCCTACTTTCCAAGCAGGACTTTATACTATCTTCTCAATAGGTAATTTTTTTTATTACCCTGTTCGCACACCTTAACGAACAGTTCTTCTCAACAGGTATTTCTTTTTATTACCCTGTTCACTACCCTATGAACAGATCTTCTAAGTATGAATATTATACAATATATATTTCTAAAAATCAATATCTTTCATATTATTTCTATTACTCTTCACCTTTAAAAAATTTCTTCATTTTATCTAAAAAAGAGTTAGATTCTTTATAGTTTTTCTTATTTAAGGAATCTTCAAATTCTTTAAGGATTCTTTTTTGTTTTTCTGTCAGATTTATAGGAGTTTCTATTTTGATTTCTATTATCTCAGAACCTGTTCCATTTGAAGTTCTGATACCCTTATCTCTTAATTTTAATTCTTTTCCGCTTTGAGTACCTTCGGATATTTTTATCGTTCTTTTTCCTTCGAGAGTCGGTACTTCAACTTCTCCTCCTAATATCGCCGTCGTCATTGATATCGGTACTTTACAGTAAATATCGTATCCTTTTCTTTTAAATATAGGATGTTCTTTTACATCGATGAAAATATATAAATCTCCGAATAACCCGTTATTTTCCCCTGCATCTCCGCCATCTCTGACAACAAGTCTTTGACCTTTCTCCACACCTGACGGTATTCTTACTTTTCTCTCAACAGTTTCTTTTTCTACTCCTGTTCCATGACAAGTGTGACATTCTTTTTCAGGTATTTTTCCTGTTCCATGACATTTATCACATTCATGTATAACTGTCTGTACTCCGAATATAGAACGTTGCTGCATTCTTATCTGCCCCGAACCGTTACATTTATCACATGTTTTCATATCGTGTCCCGGCTCTGCTCCGGAACCGTTACAAGTTTTACATTTTCCTTTTCTCTTATATTTAATTTCTTTTTCAACACCAAATGCAACTTCTTCCAATGTAAGTGTCATATTATATCTTAAGTCGGCTCCTTCTTTTACTCTCGGACCCTGACTTCTTCTACTGCTTCCGCCTCCGAAAAAATCTCCGAAAATGTCTCCTAAATTTATATCTTCAAAACCGCCGAAATTACCGAATCCTTCAGAACTGAATCCACCAAAGCCTCCAAAGCCGCCTTGACCGAAGCCCCCTTGTCCTCCGTTTTCAAATGCAGCATGTCCGTATTGATCATAGGCTGCTCTTTTTTGAGGATCACTAAGCACTTCGTTAGCTTCCTGTACTTCCTTAAATTTAGCTTCAGCTTCTTTATTATCTTTATTCATATCAGGATGATATTTCTTCGCCATTGTCCTGTACGCCTTTTTTATTTCCTGGTCAGTCGCATTCTTCGGCACTCCCAATATTTCATAATAATCTTTTTTTGCCATTTTTTATTACAAGTATGTCTAAATTCCGCTTTCGTTTTTCAAATCTTCAACTCTCTAAATAAACGGTTTAAGACATTCTTCTCTCCTTTCCTTTATAGCGTTATAATGAACCTGTTAATAGTAATTTCGCAGTAAAACTTTTATTTTTATCCAATTTCAAAATGCCTGTTTTTTCTTCAAGTTTACCGCTGCAATTTGCAAAATCCGAAATTCCGAACCACGGTTCAATACAGACAAAAGGTGACGCAGGTTTACTCCAGAAAGCAATAAACGGGAATTTACCATAATCCATCGTTAATTTTCTTTCGTTTTTATTGCATTTCAATGCTACTTTTGTCGAATTCAAATCTTTAAATATTATAGCATCATTATCAAATATGTTTTTATCTAATTTTATTATTTTTTCATTTTTCAAATAGTCTTTTCTTTCGTTCAAGATTAAAGCATCTGTTCTTAGTTGGTATATCTGTGCTGTTTCTTCTTTTTCAAATTCCAAAAAATAATCTTCCAATTTTATATTTTCATTTATTTCCAATGCAAATGCCGGATGGGCTCCCAATGAAAAATACATATCTTCATTGCTTTTATTTATAACCTCATATTTTATTTCAAGACTGTTATCTATTATTGTATATGTCATGAAAAAGTCAAATTCAAAAGGATATTTTTTCAATGTTTCTTCATCAGAAGAAAACTTGAATTTCAAAAAATTCTCTCCTTTTTCGACCAAATCAAAATCTTCATATCTTGCTATACCATGTCTTGTCGTCATGCTGTATTCTTTATTTTTAAAAATATACTTTCCGTCTTTAAGCACTCCTACAAAAGGAAACAGAACAGGCGAACTGTTCGGCCAAAATTCAGGATTTCTCTCCCAAATAAATTCATTTCCGTTTACTTTGTAGCTACTTAACTCCGCTCCTGTTGACAATACTTCTATTTCAACATTTCCGTATTTTAATGTATTTTCCATTTTTACACATCCTTTTTCAGATTTGTTATTATAATCTATATTTCCGTTTTATCAGAATAAGACTTTTAAAAAACCGTCTTAAAAATATCTCTTTTACTTTAAATCATTTGTTAATACAGGAATATGAGGGCTAATCAAGCCCTCATTTATAAAATTCTTTAAAATAACATTTTAGTCTACTACTTCCGCATCTTGAACATCATCATTACTGTCAGAACTTGTATTCCCCGAAGCATTTCCGTTTGCAGCCTGTTCAGCTTGAGCTTTTTGTGCAGCTTCCTGATACATTCTTGTAGCAAATCCTTGAGATACTTTAGACAATTCTTCTACACCTTTTCTGATAGCTTCCAAATCATCTCCGTCTTTTACTTTTTTCAATTCTTCGATTGCTTTTTCAATATCTTCTTTTTCTGTTTCCTGTAATTTATCAGCATTTTCAGAGATTGTTTTTTCAGTCGCAAGAACTAACTGATCAGCCTGATTTCTTGCTTCCACCAATTCTTTAAATTTAGCATCTTCAGCTTCATGAGCTTCAGCATCTTTTTTCATTTTTTCAATATCATCTTTAGATAAATTGGACGAACCTGAAATTGTTACCTGATTTTCTTTTCCTGTTCCCAAATCTTTTGCCGAAACGTGTACTATTCCGTTCGCATCAATATCAAATGTAACTTCTATTTGAGGGATTCCTCTCGGTGCTGCAGGTATTCCTTCAAGGTTGAATTCTCCCAATCTGTGGTTATCCGCAGCTTTTGCTCTTTCTCCCTGTAATACTACTATTGACACCGCAGGCTGATTATCTGCCGCTGTTGAGAATACTTGAGATTTTTTAACAGGTACTGTTGTATTTCTTTCAATTATTTTAGTAAATACTCCTCCCAATGTTTCTATTCCCAATGATAAAGGAGTTACGTCCAATAACAATACATCTTTAACATCTCCCATTAAGATTCCGCCTTGTATTGCCGCACCTGCTGCAACTACTTCATCAGGATTGATTCCTTTATTAGGTTCTTTTCCGAAGTAAGATTTTACCCATTCCTGAACTGCAGGTATTCTTGTAGATCCTCCTACCAATAATATTTCATTTATTTCGTTAGGTGACAAGTTTGCATCGTCCAATGCCTGTTTTACAGGTCCTTTTGTTGCTTCTACCAAGTCTTTTGTCAATTCATCAAATGCTGCTCTCGTAAGTTTTTTCTCCAAATGTTTAGGTCCTGTAGCATCCATTGTAATGAACGGCAATGAAATCGAAGTTTCTAATGTTGTCGACAATTTTTTCTTAGCATCTTCAGCTGCATCTTTCAATCTTTGTATTGCCATTTTGTCATTTCTTAAGTCAATTCCTGTTTCTTTTTTAAATTCATCTGCCAACCAGTCTATTATTTTCTGGTCAAAGTTGTCTCCTCCTAAGTGATTATTTCCCGAAGTCGATATAACTTCCACAACTCCGTCACCTATTTCAAGAATCGATACATCAAATGTACCTCCTCCCAAGTCGAATACCAACACTTTTTCTTCTTTCTTTTTATCCAATCCGTAAGACAACGCAGCAGCCGTAGGCTCATTTATAATTCTTTTTACCGTAAGTCCGGCAATTTCTCCGGCATCTTTTGTAGCCTGTCTTTGTGCATCTGTAAAGTAAGCAGGCACTGTAATAACAGCTTCTTTAACTTCTTCTCCCAAGTATGCTTCAGCATCTTTTTTCAATTTTTTCAATATCATTGCCGAAATTTCCTGTGGAGTATAGCTTTTTCCGTTTATATCCACTTTATAGTCGGATCCCATATTTGTTTTTATTGAAATTACTGTAGAATCAGGATTTGTAATTACCTGTCTTTTAGCGATTTCCCCTACTATTATTTCTCCGTTTTCTTTTATATTTACTACAGACGGTGTAGTTCTTCCTCCGTCAGAGTTAGGGATTATCGCAAATGATCCCCCTTCCATTACTGCCACACAGCTGTTTGTTGTTCCTAAATCTATTCCTATTATTTTACTCATATTTATCACTCCTATTTGTTTTTAAATTTATTTATATTTTTAATTTTAAATACTTTATAATCATTCCCCTGCAACATTGAAATTTTTCTAAGAAAAAGGAATAA belongs to Pseudoleptotrichia goodfellowii and includes:
- the dnaJ gene encoding molecular chaperone DnaJ; amino-acid sequence: MAKKDYYEILGVPKNATDQEIKKAYRTMAKKYHPDMNKDNKEAEAKFKEVQEANEVLSDPQKRAAYDQYGHAAFENGGQGGFGQGGFGGFGGFSSEGFGNFGGFEDINLGDIFGDFFGGGSSRRSQGPRVKEGADLRYNMTLTLEEVAFGVEKEIKYKRKGKCKTCNGSGAEPGHDMKTCDKCNGSGQIRMQQRSIFGVQTVIHECDKCHGTGKIPEKECHTCHGTGVEKETVERKVRIPSGVEKGQRLVVRDGGDAGENNGLFGDLYIFIDVKEHPIFKRKGYDIYCKVPISMTTAILGGEVEVPTLEGKRTIKISEGTQSGKELKLRDKGIRTSNGTGSEIIEIKIETPINLTEKQKRILKEFEDSLNKKNYKESNSFLDKMKKFFKGEE
- a CDS encoding aldose 1-epimerase family protein, which gives rise to MENTLKYGNVEIEVLSTGAELSSYKVNGNEFIWERNPEFWPNSSPVLFPFVGVLKDGKYIFKNKEYSMTTRHGIARYEDFDLVEKGENFLKFKFSSDEETLKKYPFEFDFFMTYTIIDNSLEIKYEVINKSNEDMYFSLGAHPAFALEINENIKLEDYFLEFEKEETAQIYQLRTDALILNERKDYLKNEKIIKLDKNIFDNDAIIFKDLNSTKVALKCNKNERKLTMDYGKFPFIAFWSKPASPFVCIEPWFGISDFANCSGKLEEKTGILKLDKNKSFTAKLLLTGSL
- the dnaK gene encoding molecular chaperone DnaK, yielding MSKIIGIDLGTTNSCVAVMEGGSFAIIPNSDGGRTTPSVVNIKENGEIIVGEIAKRQVITNPDSTVISIKTNMGSDYKVDINGKSYTPQEISAMILKKLKKDAEAYLGEEVKEAVITVPAYFTDAQRQATKDAGEIAGLTVKRIINEPTAAALSYGLDKKKEEKVLVFDLGGGTFDVSILEIGDGVVEVISTSGNNHLGGDNFDQKIIDWLADEFKKETGIDLRNDKMAIQRLKDAAEDAKKKLSTTLETSISLPFITMDATGPKHLEKKLTRAAFDELTKDLVEATKGPVKQALDDANLSPNEINEILLVGGSTRIPAVQEWVKSYFGKEPNKGINPDEVVAAGAAIQGGILMGDVKDVLLLDVTPLSLGIETLGGVFTKIIERNTTVPVKKSQVFSTAADNQPAVSIVVLQGERAKAADNHRLGEFNLEGIPAAPRGIPQIEVTFDIDANGIVHVSAKDLGTGKENQVTISGSSNLSKDDIEKMKKDAEAHEAEDAKFKELVEARNQADQLVLATEKTISENADKLQETEKEDIEKAIEELKKVKDGDDLEAIRKGVEELSKVSQGFATRMYQEAAQKAQAEQAANGNASGNTSSDSNDDVQDAEVVD